Proteins encoded within one genomic window of Esox lucius isolate fEsoLuc1 chromosome 12, fEsoLuc1.pri, whole genome shotgun sequence:
- the LOC105013960 gene encoding amphoterin-induced protein 3-like isoform X1 gives MVFISLWQQSHLVFGDDEEKSLSLFSSMGQSSMTSPFSLGTNLVLCLLVRSSVASCPAVCLCTSDTLSCGAQGLTRLPLLLPPTTSTLDLSFNRLGWLGPSSFSNLPRLDTLRLANNQLTTLGHGVFHNASSLRHLDLSSNRLRVVEQHYLQGLWRLEELLLYNNRISRVESGMLSGLSSLRKAYFSLNQITEFPFFSIQDHSHPFLIMLDLSSNRLSALPWEDVKALPGSVQKGLYLHNNSLVCDCSMYSVFWHWEQRGFDTVRDFTDEHTCLIYGEARASVSFLRHSRYFQNCTVGKAVSLPMMVSASNVVVNEGERVRLDCQTSLRAKELSYVWVSPSQEYLTQAGFNDTLVSVFPNGTLEIPSARVNDTGVYVCTALDLKHAQNATREVNVTVVRALPDSFSTGYTTLVGCVVTLVLILMYLYLTPCRCGCCKQPQPETSPVTAYDPGTLASIFSPTLGHRDSIKVSSNKHVVFIEPVLVDQNGALRAALATDQATLQWEWDTSGLT, from the exons ATGGTATTTATAAGTCTGTGGCAGCAATCACATTTGGTTTTTGGTGACGATGAGGAAAAATCTTTGAGTCTCttcag CAGCATGGGCCAGAGCAGTATgacctctcccttctctctgggCACCAATCTGGTGCTGTGTCTCCTCGTCCGCTCTTCCGTGGCTTCCTGTCCCGCTGTTTGTCTCTGCACCTCGGACACGCTGAGCTGCGGCGCTCAGGGCCTCACCAGgctgcctctcctcctgcctccCACCACGTCCACCCTGGACCTCAGCTTCAACCGTCTGGGTTGGCTGGGCCCCAGCAGCTTTTCCAACCTGCCCAGACTGGACACCCTCCGGCTGGCCAACAACCAGCTCACCACGCTGGGCCACGGGGTCTTCCACAATGCCTCCAGCCTCCGCCACCTGGACCTGTCCTCCAACAGGCTCCGGGTGGTGGAGCAGCACTACCTGCAGGGATTGTGGAGGCTGGAGGAGCTGCTGCTCTACAACAACCGGATCAGCCGCGTGGAATCGGGCATGCTGAGTGGCCTGAGCAGCCTCAGGAAGGCTTACTTCAGCCTCAACCAAATCACTGAATTCCCCTTCTTCTCCATACAGGACCACAGTCATCCGTTCCTCATCATGTTGGACCTATCGTCCAACCGCCTGAGCGCGCTGCCCTGGGAGGACGTCAAGGCCCTGCCGGGCTCAGTGCAGAAGGGCCTGTACCTCCACAACAACTCACTGGTGTGCGACTGTTCCATGTACAGCGTGTTCTGGCACTGGGAGCAGAGGGGCTTCGACACTGTCAGGGACTTCACGGACGAGCACACCTGCCTGATCTACGGCGAGGCCCGCGCCTCCGTAAGCTTCCTCCGGCACTCCCGCTACTTCCAGAACTGCACGGTGGGGAAGGCGGTCTCTCTGCCAATGATGGTGTCGGCCTCCAACGTGGTGGTGAACGAGGGGGAGAGGGTGCGGCTGGACTGCCAAACGTCGCTCCGGGCTAAAGAGCTGTCCTACGTGTGGGTGTCGCCCAGTCAAGAGTACCTGACCCAGGCCGGCTTCAACGACACCCTCGTCAGCGTGTTCCCCAATGGCACCCTGGAGATCCCTTCGGCCCGGGTGAACGACACGGGCGTGTACGTGTGCACGGCGCTGGACCTGAAACACGCGCAGAACGCCACCAGGGAGGTGAACGTCACCGTGGTCCGAGCCCTGCCCGACTCCTTCAGCACGGGCTACACCACCCTGGTGGGCTGCGTGGTGACCCTGGTTCTGATTCTCATGTACCTCTACCTGACGCCCTGCCGCTGTGGGTGCTGTAAACAGCCGCAGCCCGAAACCAGCCCCGTCACGGCCTATGACCCAGGCACCCTGGCCTCCATCTTCTCCCCCACACTGGGCCACAGGGACTCCATCAAAGTCAGCAGCAACAAGCACGTGGTGTTCATAGAGCCCGTCCTGGTGGATCAGAACGGGGCCCTCAGGGCGGCTCTGGCCACGGACCAGGCCACACTGCAGTGGGAATGGGACACGAGTGGACTCACTTAG
- the LOC105013960 gene encoding amphoterin-induced protein 3-like isoform X2, with the protein MVFISLWQQSHLVFGDDEEKSLSLFSMGQSSMTSPFSLGTNLVLCLLVRSSVASCPAVCLCTSDTLSCGAQGLTRLPLLLPPTTSTLDLSFNRLGWLGPSSFSNLPRLDTLRLANNQLTTLGHGVFHNASSLRHLDLSSNRLRVVEQHYLQGLWRLEELLLYNNRISRVESGMLSGLSSLRKAYFSLNQITEFPFFSIQDHSHPFLIMLDLSSNRLSALPWEDVKALPGSVQKGLYLHNNSLVCDCSMYSVFWHWEQRGFDTVRDFTDEHTCLIYGEARASVSFLRHSRYFQNCTVGKAVSLPMMVSASNVVVNEGERVRLDCQTSLRAKELSYVWVSPSQEYLTQAGFNDTLVSVFPNGTLEIPSARVNDTGVYVCTALDLKHAQNATREVNVTVVRALPDSFSTGYTTLVGCVVTLVLILMYLYLTPCRCGCCKQPQPETSPVTAYDPGTLASIFSPTLGHRDSIKVSSNKHVVFIEPVLVDQNGALRAALATDQATLQWEWDTSGLT; encoded by the exons ATGGTATTTATAAGTCTGTGGCAGCAATCACATTTGGTTTTTGGTGACGATGAGGAAAAATCTTTGAGTCTCttcag CATGGGCCAGAGCAGTATgacctctcccttctctctgggCACCAATCTGGTGCTGTGTCTCCTCGTCCGCTCTTCCGTGGCTTCCTGTCCCGCTGTTTGTCTCTGCACCTCGGACACGCTGAGCTGCGGCGCTCAGGGCCTCACCAGgctgcctctcctcctgcctccCACCACGTCCACCCTGGACCTCAGCTTCAACCGTCTGGGTTGGCTGGGCCCCAGCAGCTTTTCCAACCTGCCCAGACTGGACACCCTCCGGCTGGCCAACAACCAGCTCACCACGCTGGGCCACGGGGTCTTCCACAATGCCTCCAGCCTCCGCCACCTGGACCTGTCCTCCAACAGGCTCCGGGTGGTGGAGCAGCACTACCTGCAGGGATTGTGGAGGCTGGAGGAGCTGCTGCTCTACAACAACCGGATCAGCCGCGTGGAATCGGGCATGCTGAGTGGCCTGAGCAGCCTCAGGAAGGCTTACTTCAGCCTCAACCAAATCACTGAATTCCCCTTCTTCTCCATACAGGACCACAGTCATCCGTTCCTCATCATGTTGGACCTATCGTCCAACCGCCTGAGCGCGCTGCCCTGGGAGGACGTCAAGGCCCTGCCGGGCTCAGTGCAGAAGGGCCTGTACCTCCACAACAACTCACTGGTGTGCGACTGTTCCATGTACAGCGTGTTCTGGCACTGGGAGCAGAGGGGCTTCGACACTGTCAGGGACTTCACGGACGAGCACACCTGCCTGATCTACGGCGAGGCCCGCGCCTCCGTAAGCTTCCTCCGGCACTCCCGCTACTTCCAGAACTGCACGGTGGGGAAGGCGGTCTCTCTGCCAATGATGGTGTCGGCCTCCAACGTGGTGGTGAACGAGGGGGAGAGGGTGCGGCTGGACTGCCAAACGTCGCTCCGGGCTAAAGAGCTGTCCTACGTGTGGGTGTCGCCCAGTCAAGAGTACCTGACCCAGGCCGGCTTCAACGACACCCTCGTCAGCGTGTTCCCCAATGGCACCCTGGAGATCCCTTCGGCCCGGGTGAACGACACGGGCGTGTACGTGTGCACGGCGCTGGACCTGAAACACGCGCAGAACGCCACCAGGGAGGTGAACGTCACCGTGGTCCGAGCCCTGCCCGACTCCTTCAGCACGGGCTACACCACCCTGGTGGGCTGCGTGGTGACCCTGGTTCTGATTCTCATGTACCTCTACCTGACGCCCTGCCGCTGTGGGTGCTGTAAACAGCCGCAGCCCGAAACCAGCCCCGTCACGGCCTATGACCCAGGCACCCTGGCCTCCATCTTCTCCCCCACACTGGGCCACAGGGACTCCATCAAAGTCAGCAGCAACAAGCACGTGGTGTTCATAGAGCCCGTCCTGGTGGATCAGAACGGGGCCCTCAGGGCGGCTCTGGCCACGGACCAGGCCACACTGCAGTGGGAATGGGACACGAGTGGACTCACTTAG
- the LOC105013960 gene encoding amphoterin-induced protein 3-like isoform X3: MGQSSMTSPFSLGTNLVLCLLVRSSVASCPAVCLCTSDTLSCGAQGLTRLPLLLPPTTSTLDLSFNRLGWLGPSSFSNLPRLDTLRLANNQLTTLGHGVFHNASSLRHLDLSSNRLRVVEQHYLQGLWRLEELLLYNNRISRVESGMLSGLSSLRKAYFSLNQITEFPFFSIQDHSHPFLIMLDLSSNRLSALPWEDVKALPGSVQKGLYLHNNSLVCDCSMYSVFWHWEQRGFDTVRDFTDEHTCLIYGEARASVSFLRHSRYFQNCTVGKAVSLPMMVSASNVVVNEGERVRLDCQTSLRAKELSYVWVSPSQEYLTQAGFNDTLVSVFPNGTLEIPSARVNDTGVYVCTALDLKHAQNATREVNVTVVRALPDSFSTGYTTLVGCVVTLVLILMYLYLTPCRCGCCKQPQPETSPVTAYDPGTLASIFSPTLGHRDSIKVSSNKHVVFIEPVLVDQNGALRAALATDQATLQWEWDTSGLT; encoded by the coding sequence ATGGGCCAGAGCAGTATgacctctcccttctctctgggCACCAATCTGGTGCTGTGTCTCCTCGTCCGCTCTTCCGTGGCTTCCTGTCCCGCTGTTTGTCTCTGCACCTCGGACACGCTGAGCTGCGGCGCTCAGGGCCTCACCAGgctgcctctcctcctgcctccCACCACGTCCACCCTGGACCTCAGCTTCAACCGTCTGGGTTGGCTGGGCCCCAGCAGCTTTTCCAACCTGCCCAGACTGGACACCCTCCGGCTGGCCAACAACCAGCTCACCACGCTGGGCCACGGGGTCTTCCACAATGCCTCCAGCCTCCGCCACCTGGACCTGTCCTCCAACAGGCTCCGGGTGGTGGAGCAGCACTACCTGCAGGGATTGTGGAGGCTGGAGGAGCTGCTGCTCTACAACAACCGGATCAGCCGCGTGGAATCGGGCATGCTGAGTGGCCTGAGCAGCCTCAGGAAGGCTTACTTCAGCCTCAACCAAATCACTGAATTCCCCTTCTTCTCCATACAGGACCACAGTCATCCGTTCCTCATCATGTTGGACCTATCGTCCAACCGCCTGAGCGCGCTGCCCTGGGAGGACGTCAAGGCCCTGCCGGGCTCAGTGCAGAAGGGCCTGTACCTCCACAACAACTCACTGGTGTGCGACTGTTCCATGTACAGCGTGTTCTGGCACTGGGAGCAGAGGGGCTTCGACACTGTCAGGGACTTCACGGACGAGCACACCTGCCTGATCTACGGCGAGGCCCGCGCCTCCGTAAGCTTCCTCCGGCACTCCCGCTACTTCCAGAACTGCACGGTGGGGAAGGCGGTCTCTCTGCCAATGATGGTGTCGGCCTCCAACGTGGTGGTGAACGAGGGGGAGAGGGTGCGGCTGGACTGCCAAACGTCGCTCCGGGCTAAAGAGCTGTCCTACGTGTGGGTGTCGCCCAGTCAAGAGTACCTGACCCAGGCCGGCTTCAACGACACCCTCGTCAGCGTGTTCCCCAATGGCACCCTGGAGATCCCTTCGGCCCGGGTGAACGACACGGGCGTGTACGTGTGCACGGCGCTGGACCTGAAACACGCGCAGAACGCCACCAGGGAGGTGAACGTCACCGTGGTCCGAGCCCTGCCCGACTCCTTCAGCACGGGCTACACCACCCTGGTGGGCTGCGTGGTGACCCTGGTTCTGATTCTCATGTACCTCTACCTGACGCCCTGCCGCTGTGGGTGCTGTAAACAGCCGCAGCCCGAAACCAGCCCCGTCACGGCCTATGACCCAGGCACCCTGGCCTCCATCTTCTCCCCCACACTGGGCCACAGGGACTCCATCAAAGTCAGCAGCAACAAGCACGTGGTGTTCATAGAGCCCGTCCTGGTGGATCAGAACGGGGCCCTCAGGGCGGCTCTGGCCACGGACCAGGCCACACTGCAGTGGGAATGGGACACGAGTGGACTCACTTAG